From the Theobroma cacao cultivar B97-61/B2 chromosome 2, Criollo_cocoa_genome_V2, whole genome shotgun sequence genome, one window contains:
- the LOC18607799 gene encoding uncharacterized protein LOC18607799 → MKSFLSLFAFFLSLLLFANTIAARTDPGEYWRAIMKDEPMPEAIEGLLRIDAAASSFSDEKPNCHDADQSFEPQKEKTFVKDFEPGHGATAYDNDIKPAEEKSFVKDFNPRSTGEKSSFANDFEQRPSATAHTDDVGLKEKKLSSFAKSFEPKPSATAYTDDVGSKEKLSIANDFEPRPSVTTYTDNVDLKEEKLAFVNDFEPRPSATAYTDDVGLREKKLSFANDFEPRPGVTAYTDDVGLKEKKLAFAKDFEPRPSVTTYVDDVGLKEKKLFANDFEPRPSVSAYTDDVGLKKKKLAFANDFEPRPSVSAYTDDVGLKKKELSFANDFKPRPSVSAYTDNVDLKKKKQFVSDF, encoded by the exons ATGAagtctttcctttctctctttgcaTTCTTCCTCTCACTTCTCTTG TTTGCTAACACCATAGCAGCAAGAACGGACCCTGGGGAATATTGGAGAGCTATAATGAAAGATGAACCCATGCCGGAAGCAATCGAAGGCCTTCTCCGCATCGATGCAGCTGCCTCATCTTTCTCTGATGAAAAACCCAACTGTCATGATGCTGATCAGAGCTTTGAGCCTCAGAAAGAGAAGACTTTTGTTAAGGATTTTGAGCCAGGACATGGTGCTACGGCTTATGACAATGACATTAAGCCAGCAGAAGAGAAATCATTCGTTAAGGATTTCAACCCAAGGTCTACTGGAGAAAAGTCATCATTTGCTAACGATTTCGAACAGAGGCCCAGTGCTACTGCTCACACTGACGATGTTGGCcttaaagagaagaaattgtCATCATTTGCTAAAAGCTTTGAACCCAAACCAAGTGCTACAGCTTATACTGATGATGTTGGTTCTAAAGAGAAGTTGTCAATTGCTAATGATTTCGAACCAAGGCCAAGCGTTACTACTTACACTGACAATGTCGACCTTAAAGAAGAGAAGTTGGCATTTGTTAATGATTTTGAACCGAGACCAAGTGCTACTGCTTACACCGACGATGTTGGCCTTAGAGAAAAGAAGCTGTCATTTGCTAATGATTTCGAGCCGAGGCCAGGTGTTACTGCTTACACAGACGATGTTGGtcttaaagaaaagaagttggCATTTGCTAAAGATTTCGAGCCGAGGCCAAGTGTTACTACTTACGTTGACGATGTTGGccttaaagaaaagaagttaTTTGCAAATGATTTCGAGCCGAGGCCAAGTGTTAGTGCTTACACTGACGATGTTGgccttaaaaaaaagaagttggCATTTGCTAATGATTTCGAGCCGAGGCCAAGTGTTTCTGCTTACACCGACGATGTTGGcctaaaaaaaaaggagttgTCATTTGCTAATGATTTCAAGCCGAGGCCAAGTGTTAGTGCTTACACTGACAATGTTGaccttaaaaaaaagaaacaatttgTCAGTGATTTTTAA